The sequence below is a genomic window from Wyeomyia smithii strain HCP4-BCI-WySm-NY-G18 chromosome 1, ASM2978416v1, whole genome shotgun sequence.
GTGAAAATAGTTTGACAAATTCGCCACCGGAAATTCGAAGGATCTAAAATAGAAAGTTGCTCGAAGTTATTTCTTGATTGGTTGGAGTGTTTATTGTAagaaaacgaacgaaaaaagcgAAGTTTAGTGCAAAAACAGTGCGGCAATTTGAGACTCGTTTTTTCTTCTTGATTTTGATATCGAAAGTGTGCTGGCgaatacatacacacacgcccTCTTCAAGGAATTGTAGCTAGAAAGCTTCAACGCATCAAATAACTAATTTATCAACGAGATTCGATCGAAAGTAATTAAGTGCAAATCATAATCAACAGTGATTTTGCTTATCAATCGCTCAAAATTCGAATAATCCGTTCGTTTTGAATAATACGGAAAAAATGTGTACTGTCAGCCATATTGGTTTCGATGTGTGTCGATGATGATACATGGGGTGGACACATGACAGAGAGAGTGatcgaaagagagagagagagagagagaaagatagtCTACAAACACACGGACAGAAAAGTTTATCTGATTAGCAACACCGGAGGCCGTCGTGTGTGCAAGAAGCACAAGTAATAATATATACAGACATTGCAACgatagcaacaacaacaacgacgacAACGGGAAGCACCCTGATTGAACTCTTGTTCCGTGTGCGACAGCGATGTTCCAACAATTTAATTGACACAACATAACGACGATTATTCCGAAGAAGACGCGCACGCACGGCACAGTGGGCGTGAATACAAGCAAATTGAAGCTGAGCTGAGCTGTCGCACAGTGCGTCACCACCGGTGGAAGTCATCAGCGCCGGTCGATGTATGCCCGTGCGGATGACAGACGCGGCGGACAGCAACGGTGGTTCCGATCAATGAACGATCGGTGGCGAGATGGACTTGAAAAGTAATTCTGCACTTTGGTCCGttttggtttcaaagttttttgATACATTAGAAGCAATTTAATGTGGGTAGTTTAAGTGTTGGACTTTAAATTAATAGTTTTCAAGAACATACTATAAACCATAACCATAAAATCATTCTGTGTTGTACTAATATCTACTTTTCTTTCTGTTTTCTCCCCACCCCCCAGATGTCTGCCGGTACTCAGTTGCAGATGGCACCACAGACAACTATAGTACAACAGGTTGGCCAAAATCATCTCCATTCGCATCATCTACAGCAGCAGCCCCATTCGGTGCAGcaaccgccgccgccgccgccaccgCATTACAGCAGTCCGCAGCAGCAGGCCGCGGTCGCAGCAGCTGCCAGTGGATTGGGCGTACCGCCTCAGCTCGGTTCGCTCACTAGCTTGcatcagcagcaacaacagtCACATTATACTAATAACAACAAGGATCAGGACTCGAACATGAGTACCGGATCGTCGCATAGTGATAAGGAGCTAGAGACTATAATCAATACCCCGACGCCGGAGAAAATTTCCCGAACGCCATCCGATCGGAAGCGAAAGCGGAAAGCACCGGACGATAACGGTGGCCCGGGCGGAGGAGGCGGAGGTCATGTTCGTGATAGAGATAGCGTTAAGGGTCCGCGTTTGACGATACCACCATTAGGCGATAGTAAGAAAATCAATGACTACTTTTCCAAACATCCGGTGAGCAGTCCGCATCGGCCGCACCCGGCCGGAACCGGAGCTGGTGGTCCCCTAGGAGCAATAAGTAATTCTGGCCCTCAGGCACAGCCCGGTCAGCCGGGTAGTGTCGTCGGTGGAAGCCAAGGGCAAAGCCAACAGGTTTCCACGAAGAGTCCTAGCGCCCAACCGCCGCATGGTCAGTATCCAATGTATCCACCTAGTCCTCAACCACAGCTCGGCTCTGTGGTAAACTCCAGTGGTAATCTAACCAGCGCCGCAGCGGCACAAGAGCTTTACGTGCGTTCTCAGCGTGTCCCATCTTCCACACTAGTTCCTCCATCATCAGTATCCGCCACGTCATCGTCGTCGTTACTAAACTCATCCTCACCTGTTGTTTCCGTTGCCGGAGTAGTAGTCTCGAACGCCCAGCAGCAACAATCGCATCGAGATCGAGATTCTCAGCCACCGCCACCTCCCCTGCCACCTGTAGCTGCtgtgcaacaacagcagcaggtGCCGCCGCAACCGCCGGTCACACCGACGCCGACTTCCTTGGGGACCGCAAATTCTTCACTAGCCATCAATAGTCTAGCGTCGTTAAACCATGCCAACAACGGTACCAACACtagcaacaacagcagtagtAATCACAGCAGCATACCGACGGTTCAATCCTTAGCTCAATCAAATGCCCAACAGCAaagccagcagcagcagcagcaacctcTGACGCCACCAGTTCCGCTGATGGTGTCCAAGTTGGTTCAAACGGACCTCACCCTAGCCGATATTAGCGATCGTGATGCGGACTTCGAGAACTCGCGGACACGAGTCGACGAGTTGTCGCGGTTGTCCGACGAGCAAAAGTGTCAGATCAGCGCCCACCAGAAGGTGATCGAGCAGCACAAAAGCCACATCAACAAGTGCATCGAGGTGGTCAAAAAGCTGCTGAAGCAGAAGAGCAACATCGAAAAGAAGGAGGCGCGGCAAAAGTGCATGCAAAATCGGCTCCGGTTAGGGCAGTTCGTGACCCAACGGGTGGGCGCCACCTTTCAGGAGAACTGGACCGATGGATACGCGTTCCAGGAGCTGGCCAAGTGAGTAGAAATGAAAATCAATTATCTTACTAGTAGCTAGCATGATAATGGTGAAGGGTGATGTTGCCTTTCATATCCTAACCGCTAGACAATATGGGAACTATTGTTATAAATTAGATAATCAAACAAAAAGGAGTATTCACTGGTTATGGTTTTAGGCTTTACGGATGCATGACTCATGAGGTAACTTGCATTTATCTGCACAGCttgacgtaattttttttttcaagatcacGACACAGACAAATCAGTAAAAGTACTCAGGGACACATTGCTGGAACTACTCAGAAATCACAAAGAAAACCTCATAAACATGAACTTCTACTGATGCTGATGATAGGGAAATTGATTTTCACAAGACATGTTAAAAATGATTCCGGATTTGATCCTAAATCACGTTGTTTGTATATTTGTATAAAAAGTCGGACTAAAACAGTACAAATTAAACTTACAATTGTAAAAAAACTGGGTAACGGCCAAGAGAAAAAATTATTAAGCATgaaactataaaaaaatgtttaaattttgtttccaaACTTTTTAGAAATGCAGGGTCGAACAAAACATCACTTATTAACATCTGAACTATAAGTTCTGTTTTGTATacctgaagggcattgggcaAAAGTACCTTTTCgacaggaatgtttgtcttttgtaGCTGGTCCCGATTACTTGACACAGATTACAAGAAGTTCGAACTCGGATTAAattgagctagttggttgtaaaCCTGTGCCCCAATTCGGAACTGCCTGGATGATGAAACTAATGATCGTTTTGAGATTGGTACTCCATACCTGttatggagttgagaggtaactcCCGATGAAGTTGAACCTTGATGAAGCGAAAGGCCCCCAAAAGCAAAGCAGACGCGCTGAGCCAGGTTCAGCGTAGCAAAGCGACAGTTGTCGGTTGGGACTTGGAGGTACTCAGAAACGGTTCAGGTCCAGTGACTTGCTGAGCAGATGCTGAGCGGATACCCAAAGTAGCATAATTTTGTTGAGGCGGGAAAGCTCTCTGAGTGTTGCAatgcactcccagactagtctggaaaCACACATGGCAAACATTAATGCCAGTAGTGCAGCCTGACTGTCTGAAAAGATTCCGATTTTGGCATGTCTAGCTGAGCTTTAGACATACTGTAGCACATGTATATTGCGTAAACCTCTGATtgaaagacggttggccacttacCCAGATAGATAGTGACCTTCATGCCTGGTCCGTAGATCCCTGAC
It includes:
- the LOC129718914 gene encoding serine/threonine-protein kinase tousled-like 2 isoform X3 yields the protein MEHFQAALDPRKQELLEARFLGARMSAGTQLQMAPQTTIVQQVGQNHLHSHHLQQQPHSVQQPPPPPPPHYSSPQQQAAVAAAASGLGVPPQLGSLTSLHQQQQQSHYTNNNKDQDSNMSTGSSHSDKELETIINTPTPEKISRTPSDRKRKRKAPDDNGGPGGGGGGHVRDRDSVKGPRLTIPPLGDSKKINDYFSKHPVSSPHRPHPAGTGAGGPLGAISNSGPQAQPGQPGSVVGGSQGQSQQVSTKSPSAQPPHGQYPMYPPSPQPQLGSVVNSSGNLTSAAAAQELYVRSQRVPSSTLVPPSSVSATSSSSLLNSSSPVVSVAGVVVSNAQQQQSHRDRDSQPPPPPLPPVAAVQQQQQVPPQPPVTPTPTSLGTANSSLAINSLASLNHANNGTNTSNNSSSNHSSIPTVQSLAQSNAQQQSQQQQQQPLTPPVPLMVSKLVQTDLTLADISDRDADFENSRTRVDELSRLSDEQKCQISAHQKVIEQHKSHINKCIEVVKKLLKQKSNIEKKEARQKCMQNRLRLGQFVTQRVGATFQENWTDGYAFQELAKRQEEITAEREEIDRQKKLLMKKRPTNSETGRKRNNSSTSAAAAAAAAAAGSSTTTVAAASQLASSLHNGNENTFLKPDPVVGSGSTFTIQEYYECDEILKLRQNALKKEDADLQLEMEKLERERNLHIRELKRIHNEDQSRFNNHPVLNDRYLLLMLLGKGGFSEVHKAFDLKEQRYVACKVHQLNKDWKEDKKANYIKHALREYNIHKALDHPRVVKLYDVFEIDANSFCTVLEYCDGHDLDFYLKQHKTIPEKEARSIIMQVVSALKYLNEIKPPIIHYDLKPGNILLTEGNVCGEIKITDFGLSKVMDEENYNPDHGMDLTSQGAGTYWYLPPECFVVGKNPPKISSKVDVWSVGVIFYQCLYGKKPFGHNQSQATILEENTILKATEVQFANKPTVSNEAKSFIRGCLAYRKEDRMDVFALAKHEYLQPPVSKHNRSAAAAASSQNQHGSGNSGVGGSGQGGAGGGAGGGGGGSGGSGGAGGNQTGQQTSFSTGMFGNMNQSSSS
- the LOC129718914 gene encoding serine/threonine-protein kinase tousled-like 2 isoform X4, coding for MSAGTQLQMAPQTTIVQQVGQNHLHSHHLQQQPHSVQQPPPPPPPHYSSPQQQAAVAAAASGLGVPPQLGSLTSLHQQQQQSHYTNNNKDQDSNMSTGSSHSDKELETIINTPTPEKISRTPSDRKRKRKAPDDNGGPGGGGGGHVRDRDSVKGPRLTIPPLGDSKKINDYFSKHPVSSPHRPHPAGTGAGGPLGAISNSGPQAQPGQPGSVVGGSQGQSQQVSTKSPSAQPPHGQYPMYPPSPQPQLGSVVNSSGNLTSAAAAQELYVRSQRVPSSTLVPPSSVSATSSSSLLNSSSPVVSVAGVVVSNAQQQQSHRDRDSQPPPPPLPPVAAVQQQQQVPPQPPVTPTPTSLGTANSSLAINSLASLNHANNGTNTSNNSSSNHSSIPTVQSLAQSNAQQQSQQQQQQPLTPPVPLMVSKLVQTDLTLADISDRDADFENSRTRVDELSRLSDEQKCQISAHQKVIEQHKSHINKCIEVVKKLLKQKSNIEKKEARQKCMQNRLRLGQFVTQRVGATFQENWTDGYAFQELAKRQEEITAEREEIDRQKKLLMKKRPTNSETGRKRNNSSTSAAAAAAAAAAGSSTTTVAAASQLASSLHNGNENTFLKPDPVVGSGSTFTIQEYYECDEILKLRQNALKKEDADLQLEMEKLERERNLHIRELKRIHNEDQSRFNNHPVLNDRYLLLMLLGKGGFSEVHKAFDLKEQRYVACKVHQLNKDWKEDKKANYIKHALREYNIHKALDHPRVVKLYDVFEIDANSFCTVLEYCDGHDLDFYLKQHKTIPEKEARSIIMQVVSALKYLNEIKPPIIHYDLKPGNILLTEGNVCGEIKITDFGLSKVMDEENYNPDHGMDLTSQGAGTYWYLPPECFVVGKNPPKISSKVDVWSVGVIFYQCLYGKKPFGHNQSQATILEENTILKATEVQFANKPTVSNEAKSFIRGCLAYRKEDRMDVFALAKHEYLQPPVSKHNRSAAAAASSQNQHGSGNSGVGGSGQGGAGGGAGGGGGGSGGSGGAGGNQTGQQTSFSTGMFGNMNQSSSS